The genome window TCGTCGGCGCCGGCGCCAAGGTGCTCGGGCCGATCACCGTCGGTGCGGGCGTGCGCGTGGGCTCCAATTCGGTGGTGGTGCGCGACGTACCGGCGGCGTCTACCGTGGTCGGCATTCCGGCCCGCGTGGTGGCCAAGGCGCGTGAGCCCAGCGAGCGCGTAGCGGCCATGGCCAAGCGCATGGGCTTCGACGCCTATGGCCTGTCGCGCGACATGCCGGACCCGGTGGCTGACGCGCTCAACGCCATACTGGATCACATGCATACCCTCGACGAGCGCGTTATCTCGCTCTGCGACACCCTGGCCGAGCGTGGCGAGGCGGTGCCACAGGAGGATATCGAGCCCATGGAGAAGCCCGACTTCTGCCGCGAGGAGGAAGAGCGCGAGGCCGAGCAGAAGGGCGACGACACGGAATCCGGCGGGCGCGGCGCAGTCTGAGGGAACGCGCCACTTTGCTGAGCCACAGATGGCACAGATTGGTGGGATGACACAGCTGGTGCGCTGACTTAGTCAGCGCTATCAGCACATCAAGAACATACTTGTAATCTGTGGCCACGCATCGTCCGACTGGGCACAACCCGTCAGGAGTGTTCACTGATGCCCGTATATCTCGACCACAACGCCACGACGCCGCTGCATCCCGAGGCCCTTGAGGCCATGCAGCCGCATCTGACCAAGCCCTTCGGCAACCCTGCCAGCGTGCACCGCTTCGGCCGCGCCGCGCATGGCGCGGTGCAGCGCGCGCGCGTCGAGGTGGCAGAGCTGGTTGGCTGTCGCCAGGACGAGGTGATCTTCACAAGCGGCGGCACCGAATCCGACAATCTCGCAGTCAAGGGCGCGGCCGCCGCGCAGCCGGGCCGCACGGTGCTCTACGGGGCCACCGAGCACCCGGCCGTGCTGGAGGCCGCCGAGGCGCTGCGCGAGACCGGCACGCCGGTGGAGGTCATCCCGCACAGCGCTGATGGCCATCCGGACTGGCCGTGGCTGGAGCAGCGCCTGGGCCAGGGCGACGTCGGACTCGTCTGCCTGATGGCGGCCAACAACGAGACCGGCGTCATTCTCGACACCGCGCGCGCCGCCGAGCTGGCGCATGCCCATGATGCGCTTCTGCACGTCGACGTTGTGCAGGCAGCCGGCAAGATCGCGCTGGATTTCGCCGGCTCGGGCGCCGACATGATGGCGCTCTCCGCCCACAAGCTCTTCGGTCCGCGCGGCGTCGGGGCGCTCATCCTGCGCGCCGGCACCACCATCCACGCCCAGATGCACGGCGGCGGTCACGAAGGCGGGATGCGCAGCGGCACCCTCAACGCGCCGGGCATCGTCGGCTTCGGCGCGGCCTGCCGCGTGGCGGCGCGCGACATCGCCGAGCGCAACGTGCATTGCCGCGCGCTGCGCGATCGGCTCGAGGCAGGCCTGCAACAGCTGTCTGATGTCACCATCTTCGCGGCAGGCCAGGAGCGACTGTCCAACACCTGCCAGTTCGCCTTACACGGTTACGACGGCGAGGCCATGGTGATGGCCTTCGATCGCGAGGGTTTTGCGGTCTCCTCCGGCTCGGCCTGCCAGAGCGAGCACGGCGAGCCCAGCCACGTACTGCTCGGCATGGGGTTGCCGCGCGACATCGCCAAGGCGGCCGTGCGCGTCAGCGTCGGTCCGGACAACAGCGACGCCGACATCGACGCGCTGCTTTCTGCGCTGGCGCGCATCCGTGAGACGCCGATGGCGGCCATGGCCTAGCGAGCATTGTGAGCATCTATCTGGACCATGCCGCCAGCACGCCGCTCGCCGATGAGGCGCGCGCGGCGATGCTGGCACAGCTCGACGGCGCGGGCGCCAACCCGGCTTCCGACCATGCGCCCGGCGCTGAAGCGGCCACTGCCGTCGAGGCGGCGCGCGCGCAGATCGCCGCCGCCATCGGTGCGCAGCCCGAGGAGATCGTTTTCACGTCGGGTGCGACTGAGGCCGACAACCTCGCCATCAAGGGCAGCCTCGAATTTCTCGGCGGCGGGCATCTGCTGACCACCCGCATCGAGCACAAGGCCGTGTTGGACGCCGCCGGCCGTTTGGCCGAACAGGGCGTGCCGATGAGCTATGTCGATCCCGCTGCCGACGGTCGTGTGCGCGTCGAGGATATCGCCGCTGCACTGCGACCGGATACGGCGCTGGTTTCCGTGATGTGGGTGAACAACGAGACCGGCGCGATCAATCCCATTGCCGAGATCGCCGCGCTCTGCGCCGAGCGCGGTGTGCGCCTGCACGTCGACGCCGCGCAGGCGTTGGGCCGGCTGCCCATCGACATGGCCGAGGTTCCGGTGGCGTTGATGAGCCTGTCCGCGCACAAGTGCTACGGCCCCAAGGGGATCGGTGCGCTCTTCGTGCGCCGTCGGCCGCGGGCGCGGGTGGCGGCGCAGATGCACGGCGGCGGTCACGAGCAGGGCATGCGCTCGGGCACGCTTGCCACGCATCAGATCGCCGGCTTCGGCGCCGCCGCGGAGCTGGCCGCGGCCCGGTGCGAGGCGGACTACGCACACGCGACCGGGTTGGCCGAGCGGCTGCGCAGCGGATTGGAAGGGATGCCCGGCCTGCTGATGAATTCCGACCCCGACGCCTGCGTGCCGCATATCGTCAATATCGCTTTTGACGGCATCCACGGTGAGGCGCTGCGCGCGGCCACGGCCGAGCTGGCGGTGGCCTCGGGCTCGGCCTGCTCGGCCGCCGATGCCGAATCCAGCTATGTGCTGCGCGCCTTGGGGCGCAGCGATCGCCAGGCGGGCGCGGCGTTGCGCATCTCCACCGGGCGCGACACCACCGCCGACAACATCGACCGCGCCGTCGCCGTCATCGGGGCGGCGGTGGAGCGGCTGCGCACCATCGCGGCATGAAGGCCATCGGCCCGCAGGCTTATTCGGCCACCGTCTGGCTGCGATTCACCGCGCCGCAGCGCGCGGGGCATCCGCCTGAGGCTGTCAGCGGCTGTGCCGAGTCGTCGGCTCATCAGTTGCGCGTCTGCTTTCATCGCAGCGATAGCGGCTACCGTTTCACGGCCATAGGCTGCCCGACCACCATCGCGGCGGCCGACTACTGCGCCGAGCAGCTCGACGCGGGTCGCACGCCGCAGGCAGCCGAGATGATGGACGGCCTTGAAATTCCGGAGGATCGCCGTCACTGTGTGTTGTTGTGCGAAGACGCGATGGCCGCGCTCGCAGCGCGCCTCGCACAGGCCCTTTCAGGACAGGATCGACAGGCATCATGAGCATTACTCTTAGCGAAGCCGCAGCCGACCGCATCCGTCGCCAGCTCGCCGAGCGCGGGCAGGGCATCGGGCTGCGTGTGGGTGTCACCACCACCGGCTGCTCGGGCAACGCCTATAAGCTCGACTATGCCGACGCGGTTGGCGAGGACGAAGTCGCCTTCGAGCAGCACGGCGCCACGGTCGTCGTCGCCAAGCGCGATCTGCCCATGCTCGACGGCCTGAACGTGGACTTCCGTCGCGAAGGACTGAACGAGCTCTACCGCTTCGACAACCCCAACGCCACCGGCCTCTGCGGCTGCGGCGAGAGCTTCCACCTCGCCGAGGAAGAAGCCGCTTCCTGAATTCGCGCGATACCGGATTGTCATGCCGCGCTCCTAGAATGCGCGGATGATCTCTCCGAAATCCGTGATCGCGGCGGCCGTTCTGCTGCTCGCCGCCTGCAGCAGTTCCGACGATGCGCCCCGAGGCGAAGCCCGGCTCAGCCTGAACACCGCCAGCACCGCCTTCGGGCGGGTCGTCTCCGAGCCCGCCGGCATTGACTGCCCTGACCGCTGCGCGGCGAGCTTTCCGGCGGGCGAGGAAGTCGTGCTGCGTGCCGAAGACAGCGACACGGCCGTCTTCGAGCGCTGGGGCGGGGACTGCGGCGAAGCGCGCGAATGTCCTGTGCGCCTCGATGAGGGGCGTGCGTTGCCGGTGCATTTCGCCGCTGCGCGGCGTCTGTCGCGCGGGCACTGGCGCGGCGGTGATACGCATGTGCACAGCGATCATTCCAGCGACGGCAGCCTGCCGCGCCAGATCAACGAAGGCGCTCGGGGCAATGTCTCGGTAGGCGATCAGATCACTTTCGCCGAGCGGACCGGTACCGATTTCCTGTCGATCACCGACCACCGCACCTTCGATCAGCACTACCACCCCGAGTGGTTCTCTGAGGAGGTTCTGCTGCTTCGCGGGGAAGAGGCCAACGGCCGGCCGCACGCGATCGTGCAGGGTGGCGTGGAGCGTGTGCTGCAGCAGGCCAGCAACAACGTGCGCGCGCTGCAGCAGTCGATCTGGGACGCCCGTGCCCAGGGCGCGGTCTGGATCACTGCCCACCCCGACCGCGATGCCACCGAGGACGATGGCACGCCGCTCGATGTCGCGGCGCCGCTGGGGGTTGGTGCGGTCGAGATCTGGAACATCGCGCGTGACGCCGACGCCAATATCGCCTACGCCGAGACCATGTGGAATCGCGGCTACCGCTTCGGCGTCGTGGCGGCCTCGGACAACCATTTTCGCGAGCTGCGCCTCATCTCCGGGCCGGGCACGCCGCGGACCAGCCTGCGCATGCGCGAGCTGCGCGAGGTCGAGGTGCTGTCGGCGCTTGCGGCCGGGCACAGCCGGCTGTCGGCCAGCGCCGTCGGCCCGACGCTGAGCATGCAGGCCGCGGTCGGCGAGGGAGAGACCGCGCAGCGCTACCAGGCCGGCGACGAGATCTTCGTGCCCGCCGGCACGAGCGTGGCGCTGGAACTGGTCACCGAGCGTGCGCTGGGCACTCGGCTGCGTGTCTTTCGCAACCCGGGTCGTGACGCCGGCCCGCTCGCGACCTTCACGCCCACCGCATTGATGGGCGAAGAGCGCTTCACGTTGGAACTCGAAGCCGAGGACGCAGCCGCCTGGTATCGCGCTGAGCTGCGTGGTCCCGGCAAACCGGATTCGCCGCTGTTCACGGTCGAGAATCTCGTCGACGGCCTGGCCGAGGGCGATCTGCTGCCCATCCTCGAAACGGTCGGAGAGTTGCCCGGCCAGCTGCGTGCGGCCACGCCGGCGCTCTTCGTCTCGGAACAGCCGCCACAACCCGACACCGTCGTGCCGTTGCCGGCCGATTCCGGGGGTGATGACGGCGCCCGGTTGGCCATCGGCTCGCGCGCGGCCTGGAGCGGCTTTCCGGATGTTGCGGCAGTCGGCGAGGTGACGCATATCGTCGCCGAAGCGCGCGTCGACGGCCGCGCCGGCGTGTACTACCGCCGCGACGAGGCCGGAGAATTCAGCAGGCTGCGTGATCTGGCGCCCGACTCGGCGTCCGCGCGCCTGCCACGCGTGGCCGCGCGAGGCGATACGGTCTGGGTGGTCTGGCAGGATGAGCGCGCCGGCGAAATCCCGCGCCAGCCCGCCATCATGGCGCGCGCCAGCTTGGATGGCGGCCGCAGCTGGGAGCCTGAGATCATAGTGCGCGCCGTCGACGGTCGCGCCGAGCATCCCGATATTTCCTTCGACCGGCAAGGGCATCCCGTCATCGTCTGGCAGGAGATCGGCAGCGGCCGCGCCTTCGATGTCTGGGCGCAGGTGTTGGGCCGCGACGCCGAGCCCGTCAACCTTTCGGGGGCGGACAAGGAGACGGCGGCGGCGAATGCATTCGATACGCGCTCTGCGCGTTGGCCGGCTTCGCTCTATCCGGCGGTTTCGGTGGCCGATGACGGCAGCATCGCGGTGGTCTGGCAGGACAACCGCAGCGACCCGGATCCGCTGTTCACCGGCTCCCTTGGCAATGCCGAGGGCACGAGTCCCGACGACTGGGCCATCTTCAGCGCCCTGCGTGGCCCCGGCAGTGAGCAGTGGCTCCGCGGCCCGATTGCTGCAGTCGCTCAGGCAGCGCAACGCTTCCCCACCGTGGTGCACGGCAACGCTGGCGTGCTGCATCTGGCCTGGGAGCGCCAGGCGCTGTCGGACTCGGGCACGACGGCGTACGTGCAGGCCACGCGCCTGGCGCCGGGAGCCGATGACTGGCAGTCCGCGCAGGATGTCGCCGGCAGCGAGGCCTTCAGCGCTCAGCGCCCGGCGCTGGGGCTCGGTGCGGACGGCGCGCCGATGCTGACCTGGATGGACGCTGGCGCCGAGGACTGGCGCTGGCGCATCGGCCGCGCCGATTTCGACGGCGCGCGTTGGGCGGCCGTGCGTGCTATCGATGCGCGCGGCAACAACACTTGGCCGGCGCTGTCCGACGGACAACTGGTCTTTGCCGGCACGCGCAACGCGCGGCGCCTGCAGCGCGATGCCACGCAACAGATATTCGTGCGCGGCGGCGAATAGGCGCGTGGCCCGGGAACGACCGCCGGTGCTGGTGGTCAATCCGGGGCAAGGTTAGAATGGCGGGCTTTGTCGGCGATCGGATGCTTCGGTGGCCGGCGCCCCCAACAACAATCTGGAGTTCCGTACATGGCGGTTGAACGCACCCTTTCCATCATCAAGCCCGACGCAGTGGCAGCCAATGCCATCGGCGACATCTACAGCCGCTTCGAGAAGGCCGGTCTGAAGGTCGTCGCAGCCCGCATGCTGCACCTGACGCGCGGCGAAGCCGAGGGCTTCTATGCGGTGCACCGCGAGCGCCCCTTCTTCACCGATCTGGTCAACTTCATGGTCACGGGTCCGGTGATGGTGCAGGTCCTGGAAGGCGACGACGCCATCGCGCGCCATCGCGACATCATGGGCGCGACCAACCCAAAGGAAGCCGCGCCGGGAACGATCCGTGCGGACTTCGCCACCTCCATCGACGAGAACGCCGTGCACGGCTCCGATAGCGCCGAGAACGCCGCGACCGAGATCGCCTACTTCTTCCGCGCCACGGAAGTCGTGCCGCGCACGCGCTAGGGCAACGTTGAGCGCAGAAGTCATCAATCTGTTCGGTCACGACCGCGCCGGTCTGCGCGCGGCGCTGGCGGAGATGGGTGAGAAGCCCTTCCGCGCCGACCAGCTCATGCAGTGGATCTATCGCCACGGCGTGGATGACTTCGGCGCCATGACCAATCTGTCGCTTTCGCTGCGCGACAAGCTTGCCGAGCACTGCACGGTGGCCGCACCGGAAGTACTGGCGCATCAGGAGTCCACCGACGGCACCCGCAAGTGGGTGCTGGCCGTGGGCGGCGAGGGCGAGCAGGCGGTGGAAACCGTCTTCATCCCCGAGGGCAGCCGCGGCAGTGAGCGCTACCGCGGCACGCTTTGCATCAGCAGCCAGGTGGGCTGTGCGATGGATTGCAGCTTCTGCTCCACCGGCAAGCAGGGCCTGTCGCGCAATCTGACGGCGGCCGAGATCGTCGCCCAACTCTGGTTCGCTGCACACGCCCTCAGCGGCAATGGCGACCTGAAAGATCAGCGCGCGATCACCAATGTCGTCTTCATGGGCATGGGCGAGCCGCTGGCGAATTACGCGGCGGTGCTTACGGCCATCCGCGTCTTTCTCGACGACTTCGGCTTCGGACTGTCCAAGCGCCGCGTGACGGTGTCCACTTCCGGGCTGGTGCCCTTCATGGACCGGCTGCGCGGTGACTGCGACACGGCCATGGCCGTCAGTCTGCACGCCGCGGACGACGCGCTGCGCAACGAGCTGGTGCCCATCAACCGCAAATACCCGCTCGACGAGCTGATGGCGGCCTGCCGGCGCTACACCGCCGACCGCGGCCGCAAGACGCACATCGTCTACGAGTACGTCATGCTGGACGGCGTCAATGACGCCGATTCGCAGGCGCGCGATCTGGCCAAGCTGCTCGGCGACCTGCCGGCCAAGGTGAATCTCATCCCCTTCAATCCCTTTCCCGGTGCGCCCTACGAGCGCTCGGCGCCCGCACGCGTCGATGCCTTCCAGGAGCAGCTGCGCCGCCGCAATATCGTCACCACCGTGCGGCGCACGCGCGGTGACGACATCGACGCCGCCTGCGGGCAGCTGGTGGGGCGCGTGACCAGTCGCCAGCGCAACCGCCTGGGCGGCATCCCGGTGGTCAGGGCATGAGCGGTCTCGGCCGTAGCATCCGTACGCCGTTGGCGGCGCTGCTGACAGCGCTGCTCGTTGCCGGCTGTATCACTACCGGCGGCGAGCGTGAGCCCGACCGCCGCGAAGCCGCGCGTGCCAATACCGAGCTCGGCGCCGGCTACATCCGCAACGGCAATGACGACAAGGCGCGCGAACGGCTGGAGCGCGCCATCTCCATCGACGATCGCTATGCCCCGGCGCATGCCACCTACGCGCTAGTGCTCGCGCGGCAGGGCGAGGACGAAGGAGCCGATCAGCATTTCCGGCGCGCGCTGCGCCTGGCGCCGGAGAATCCGGATTTCCGCAACAACTACGGCGCTTTCCTCTGCGCGCGCGGGCAAGCCGAGGCTGCCGTGGAGCAGTTCCTGCGCGCCGGCGAGACGCCAGGCTATGTCGGCCGCGCAACGGCGCTGACCAACGCCGGCTTGTGCCTGCGCGACCGTGACCCCGAGCGCGCCGAGCAGCTGCTGCGCAAGTCGCTGGAGCTGAACCCGCAGAACGCTGTGGCGCTCGAACAACTCGCCTGGGTGAAGTATCTGCAGGGCGATATGATGGGGACGCGTGCTTTCATTTCCCGCTTCGAGCGCATCGCCGAGCCCGTGCCCGATATGCTGTGGCTGGCCGCCCAGACCGAGACCGCCCTCGGTGACGACGAAACCGCGGCCGACTATCGGCGGCAGTTGTCGCGACGGTTCCCGGGCTACGAGCCGCCGCAGACCAAAGCGCCGGACCCGCAGTCCGCCATCGAAAGGCCATGAACGAGATCGATCCCGACAAGCAGCCGGACAGCGCCGAAGAGGCAGCCCCGACCGAGGCGGCCGCGCCTCAGGTTTCCCCCGGCGAGATGCTGCGCGAAGCGCGCGAAGCGCGCGGCTTATCGCAGGCCGAGCTGGCCGAGGCGGCCAAGCTGCCGCAGGCGACCATTGCCTCGCTCGAGTGCGACGACTTCGCGGTGCTCAACGAGCCCGTCTATGTGCGTGGCTACTACCGCAAGTGCGCGCTGACGCTGGAGACGGATGTCGACGCCATGGTGCGCGCCTACGAGCAGAAGGCGCGCCCGGCCGCGCCGGCGTTGCCCGACAAGATTCCGGTCGTCGCAGGCGGTGGTGTGTCGATCTTCCGGAGGCTGCTGCGGGGAGTGCTCATCCTCCTGCTCCTCGGCCTGTTGGCGGCTGCCGGCTGGTGGCTGCTGCAACCGCCGACGGCCAATTCGGGCAACGGCGGCTTCGGCGCTTTCAACGGCGGCGACGCCTCCGGCGAGAGCTTTGGCGATGCCGGGCTTGCGGGCGGCCAGGAAACCGAATCCGAGTTTGAACCTCAGCCCGAGCCTGATCCGTCCGAAGCCGCCGAGCCGTCGGCGGCCGAGGCGAGCACTGCCCAGGATGGTGCACGAAGCAGTCGCGCTGACGAAGTCGAAGTCGCAGCCACCGGGGAAGCAGCTGCACCAATCCTGGAGTTGCGTTTCCAGGACGAATCCTGGCTGCGCGTGCGCGACGCCAACGATCGGACCCTGATGAATGAGCTCGTCAGCGCCGGTGCCCGCGAGCGCATCGAGGGCGAGGCACCGCTGGAGCTCTTTGTCGGTTACGCGCAGGGCGTCGAGGTGACCTGGCGCGGCGAGCCGGTCGATCTGGACGATGCCACGCGCAGCAACAACACGGCGCTGGTCAGCCTCGAGTAGCGGTATGCGGTACGTCCACGACATTGCGCGCCGGAAGTCCCGGCAGATCCACGTCGGCCGTGTCGCCGTCGGTGGCGATGCGCCGGTGGCGGTGCAGACCATGACCAGCACCGACACCGAGGATGTCGACGCTACCGTCGCGCAGATCAAGGCCTGCATGAAGGCCGGCGCCGACATCGTGCGCGTGTCGGTACCGACACTCGCTGCGGCCAAGGCCTTTGGCGAGATCCGCAAACAGGTGGGCTACACGCCGCTGGTGGCGGATATCCACTTCAACTACAAGTGCGGCATCGCCGCAGCCGAGGCGGGTGCGGACTGCCTGCGCATCAACCCCGGCAACATCGGCGGCGAGAAGAAGATCGCCGAGGTCGTCGCCTGCGCGCGCGCGCACCGCATCCCCATCCGCGTCGGCGTCAACGCCGGCTCGCTGGAAGCGGATATCCAGGAGAAGTACGGCGAGCCCAACGCCGACGCGCTGGTCGAGTCCGCGCTGCGCCACATCGACATCCTCGACCGCTTCAACTTCCCGGACTTCAAGATCAGCATCAAGGCCTCCGATGTCTTCATGACGGTGGATGCCTACCGCAAGCTGGCGGCGCAGATCGACCAGCCGCTGCATCTGGGCATTACCGAGGCCGGTGGCCTGCGCTCGGGCAGCGTCAAGTCCGCCATCGGCCTGGGCATGCTGCTCGCCGAGGGTATCGGCGAGACGCTGCGCGTCTCGCTGGCCGCGGACCCGGTCGAGGAGGTCAAGGTCGGCTGGGACATCCTCAAGTCGCTGGGGCTGCGCAAGCGCGGCATCAATCTCATTGCCTGCCCGAGCTGCTCGCGCCAGAACTTCAATGTCATCGAGACCGTCGCCGAGCTCGAGCGGCGCTTCGAGGACATCGACGAGTCCATGGACGTCGCCGTCATCGGCTGCGTCGTCAACGGCCCCGGCGAGGCGCGCGAGGCGAGCCTGGGCGTGGCCGGCGGCTACCCGAGCTCGATCTACGACGACGGCAAGATCACCGAGAAGTCGCACAACGCCGATCTGGTCGATCGGCTCGAGACGATGGTGCGCAACAAGCTGGCTGCTCGCCGTGCCAAGGAAGCCGGTTCCGAAGGGGAGAGCGAATGAGGCTGCAGTCCCTGCGCGGCTTCCGCGACATTCTTCCCGACGAGGCCGCGCGCTGGCAGCGCATTCTCGACGCCGCGCGCGCCGCGGCCGAGGCCTACGGCTACCGGCAGATCCATCTGCCGCTGGTCGAGGCCACCGAGCTGTTCAAGCGCTCGGTGGGCGAGGCCACGGACATCGTCGCCAAGGAGATGTTCAGCTTCCGCGACCGCGACAAGACGGACATGAGCCTGCGCCCCGAGGGCACAGCCAGCTGCGTGCGCGCCGGCATCGAGCACGGCCTGCTGCATAACCAGCAGCAGCGGCTCTGGTATTCGGGTCCGATGTTCCGGCACGAGCGGCCGCAGGCCGGCCGCTACCGGCAGTTCCACCAGTTCGGCGTCGAGGCCTTCGGTATGGCTGATCCGGCCTGCGACATCGAGGTCATCGCCATGTCTGCCGCCATCTGGCGGGCACTGGGACTGGAGGGCCTGACGCTGGAGCTCAACACCCTCGGCAGTCCGGAATGCCGTACGCGCTACCGCGAGCAGCTGCGCGACTTCCTGCGCGAGCACATCGATGCGCTGGACGCGGACGCCCGCGAGCGCGTCGAGACCAATCCGCTGCGTGTGCTCGACAGCAAGCATCCCGATACGCGTGCGGTGGTGGCCGACGCCCCGCGCATGGCGGACAGCCTGAGCGCGGAGGCGCGCGCGCACTTCGAGGCGGTCTGCGCCGGTCTCGACGGGCTGGGCATTGCCTGGACGCACAACTCGAATCTGGTGCGTGGGCTGGATTACTACACCCACACGGTCTTCGAATGGACCACCGATCAGCTCGGTGCCCAGGGCACCGTCTGCGCCGGTGGCCGCTACGACGGGCTTGTCGAGCAGCTCGGTGGCGGTGAAGTGGCGGCTGTGGGCTTCGCCATGGGCATCGAGCGCCTCGCCCTGCTGCTGGAGCAGGCGGAGTTGCCGGTGGCCGACAGCGCGCCGCAGGTCTATCTCTGCTGGCAGGGTGACGACTGCCTGCCGGCCGCGCAGCGCATTGGCGAGCGCCTGCGCGCCGCCGGTTTGCGCACGGTGGTCAATGCCGGTGGTGGCAGCTTCAAGGCGCAGTTCAAGCGCGCCGACCGCAGCGGCGCCGACTGGGCGCTGGTGCTCGGCCCCGATGAGCTGGCCAGCGACACGCTTCAGCTAAAATCCCTGCGCCAGCGCGAGCCGCAGCGCACGCTCACCGTCGACGAGGCCCTCGCCCAGTTGGGTGCTGACGTGGCCATCGACCCCATTGCTGTTTGACGAAGAGAGTTTTAAGTGGCTTACGACGAAGACGAACAGGTACAACGCATCCAGCAGTGGTGGTCCGAGAACTGGAAGGCCCTGGTGGGCGGTCTGGTAATTGGTGTCGGCGGTATTCTCGGCTGGAACGCCTGGCAGAGCCATAGCGAGCAACAGGCTCAGGCCGCCAGCACCCTCTTCGCCGAGGTGCTCTCCGCGGCCGACGCTGATAACCGTGAGGCTGCGATTGCTGCACGCGACACCCTGATCAGCGATTACAGCGGTACGCCTTATGCGGTGGCCGCTTCGCTGCAGGTCGCCGCGCTGCATGCCCGGCAGGGCGAGCTGACGCCCGCGGGCGAGATGCTGGACTGGGCGCGCGAGAATGCCGACGACGCTGCCATGGCGCGCCTGGCGGCCATCCGTTTGGCGCGCGTGCGCTGGGCGCAGGGCGACGCCGAGGCGGCGCTGACGCTGCTCGACGATGGTGGTGGCCATTTCCGTGCCGTGGCCGAGGAACTGCGCGGCGACATCCTTCTCGAGCAGGGTGAGCGCGTGGCCGCGCATCGTGCCTACAGCGAGGCCCTGACGGCCGCGCCGCAGGAAAGCCGCGAGCTGCTGCAGCAGAAGCTGGACGATCTGGCCGACGTCGGGGACTCGGCCGAGGCGGCAGACGCATGAGGGCCGCCAACGCAAACCTTCTGGTCGCGCTGCTCGGTTCCGGTCTGCTGCTCGCCGGCTGTGGTGGCGGCAAGTCCGTCCGGCAGCCAGCCGTGCTGGAAACCATCGATAACCGCACGGTTACCATCGAGAGCGCCTGGCGCAGCAGCAGCGGGCCGGACGCCGATGACCTGGATCTGGGTCTGACCACCGTGGTGACGGACGACGCCGTCTTCACCGCTGACGCCCACGGCTACGTCTATGCGCTCAACCGCGACAGCGGCAAGCGCATATGGCGGACCGACACGGATCTGCGTATCAGCGCCGGGCCAACGGTCGAGGGCGATCAGGTGCTGATCGCCACGCGCGATGCCGCAGTTCTTGCCCTGTCGCGTGCCGACGGTAAGGAACTCTGGCGCAGCACGGTGACCAGCGAGGTCGTTGCGGCTCCGGCGAGCAACGGCAAGACGGTGGTCGTACGCAGCGTCGATGGGCGTGTCACCGCGCTGTCGGCGGAAGACGGCAGCCAGCAGTGGATCACCGGGCGCACCGTGCCGCCGCTGACGCTGCGTGGCATGGCGCCGCCGCTGATCGCCGGGCCCGTGGTCGTCACCGGCCTGGAGACCGGTCGCCTCATCGCGCAGCGCCTAAGTGATGGCGAAACGGCCTGGGAGGCCGTGGTTTCGGT of Algiphilus aromaticivorans DG1253 contains these proteins:
- the bamB gene encoding outer membrane protein assembly factor BamB — encoded protein: MRAANANLLVALLGSGLLLAGCGGGKSVRQPAVLETIDNRTVTIESAWRSSSGPDADDLDLGLTTVVTDDAVFTADAHGYVYALNRDSGKRIWRTDTDLRISAGPTVEGDQVLIATRDAAVLALSRADGKELWRSTVTSEVVAAPASNGKTVVVRSVDGRVTALSAEDGSQQWITGRTVPPLTLRGMAPPLIAGPVVVTGLETGRLIAQRLSDGETAWEAVVSVPSGRSELERIADVDARMLLASDTIFALSYGGDVVAINRFNGDERWRRSIRSYTGAALSDDGSQLFVTAEDGAVWGLQTENGAAAWKTEALAWRRLSAPAFHAGHVAVADYEGYVHYLSPRDGAIVGRSRPLGARVDATPVVDGDRLYIGDIEGRLAALGAKAE